GAGTAAGCATAACAATTCTGCTAAGGTAAGGGTTACTGAAAATTATTCCTTCTATATCCTATTAATATACACTATATCACAAAGGCTTACTGTAAATGCTCCCCGTGGTTCAAATTCAGTTCGACTCAAGTGTCGATTCAGAAGATTGTCTACATCAACTTGTAAATTGACTggatcactattattattatcattataattattaaatccAATTGATTGAGAATTTGATAAATGCTGACTGATTACATTGTTATTTTCAATTTCATCATTTTCACTATCTGACAAATCATTTATctcactatcattattattatcatcaatgttATCATCTGCCATATGTACAATTTCACTACCTAGTAAAGCATAACCAACAGGTATAACTGTTGAATCTATGATATCTTCATTATTTTCTATGCCTAAACAAagaaattattataaattataattttaccatttatataattatcattatgattatcaCCAATTTCATCATTTGGATTTGGAGAAGATGGTTCACTAAATTTTTTCATTACCATAATTGTATATACACAATTCAATATGTACTTTTATAAGTAGTTACATACATGTATACAAATATCAACTgtaaagagaaaataaaaacaaaactctATGAATTAACATTAAGCATAATATTGAACAACAACTTAATTTATAATAGATTTTCGATTGTTAATAATCCAACAACAAAACAACACATGccaaattgaattaaaattcatattcattgcACAAGTGAATGACTATTTGAAATCAGTAAGTGGATAGCCCGCTAGGCATTTGAAACGAAAATtgatgggttcgaatcccagaggttcatatatatatatatatatttatttatttaaacacaaatatttgtAGAAAGAGGCAtctaaatagatatgcaccacaaaaACCATCGAATTAGTGCGAGAGCTGAGGTACTCAACGCGTGTTAGGACTGGACCAAGTGGTTTCCTTAGGTGGCCACTTCCCGAGCATTTGACCCATAGGTCTAATCCACTAGgcggtggagcaacgttaggagatctAGTCTCATGATAGCCGGTAACCAAAAATAGGTCCATACGCCAGAACCCTGGAGCCGATATGCACCATCAATTTGGAATCGGGGTTTTCCACACCCCAAGGTGGATCCTTTGTAGCTACCAACCCGGTTTAAGCACCAGCTATTtcattttcgtcctctcaattttgtaaactgTTGGGGATGCTAAGTCCCCAGAAACCACTTGGTAAAAGTCACATTTTTGtagttttattttggaaatttaaatttctCATATTCGCACTAAAAGCGCCCGCTTTTACCTTCAGATTGAAAGGACCTTAAATGACACT
The genomic region above belongs to Schistosoma haematobium chromosome 2, whole genome shotgun sequence and contains:
- a CDS encoding hypothetical protein (EggNog:ENOG410Y50P); amino-acid sequence: MVMKKFSEPSSPNPNDEIGDNHNDNYINGIENNEDIIDSTVIPVGYALLGSEIVHMADDNIDDNNNDSEINDLSDSENDEIENNNVISQHLSNSQSIGFNNYNDNNNSDPVNLQVDVDNLLNRHLSRTEFEPRGAFTASNLCTNTIDDSSHIELWNQNTPASTSQITITPDEADKIKMYMSNFHLPISQYPTWATQIPEELWKSKLLEKIQHNYKP